From a single Stackebrandtia endophytica genomic region:
- a CDS encoding AAA family ATPase: MTDAQPTRTPAQDAELLEKALFEIKRVIVGQDRMIERMLVSLLARGHCLLEGVPGVAKTLAVETMATVVGGSFARMQFTPDLVPADIVGTRIYRQGSEKFDVELGPVFVNFLLADEINRAPAKVQSAMLEVMSEKQVSIGGQTHKVPDPFLVMATQNPIEQEGVYPLPEAQRDRFLLKIVVGYPTDAEEREIVYRMGVAAPEPEPVFATDDIIRLQAKADGIFIHNALVDYAVRLVLATRRPAEFGAPDVAGLIQYGASPRASLGLIRATRALAVLRGRDYALPQDLQDIAADVLRHRLVLSYDALADGIPADDIVDRIMAAVPPPSVSPRQDADARPTSGAAPSTVYPAAAGSAGTHWPAGSR; the protein is encoded by the coding sequence ATGACTGACGCGCAGCCGACCCGCACTCCGGCGCAGGACGCCGAGCTGTTGGAGAAGGCGCTGTTCGAGATCAAGCGGGTCATCGTCGGTCAGGATCGCATGATTGAGCGAATGCTGGTGTCGTTGCTGGCTCGCGGTCACTGTCTACTTGAGGGGGTCCCGGGGGTCGCCAAGACCCTGGCGGTGGAGACCATGGCCACTGTGGTCGGCGGCAGTTTCGCCCGTATGCAGTTCACCCCCGACCTGGTGCCGGCCGACATCGTCGGTACCCGCATCTACCGGCAGGGCAGTGAGAAGTTCGACGTCGAGCTGGGGCCGGTGTTCGTCAACTTCCTGCTGGCCGACGAGATCAACCGGGCGCCCGCCAAGGTGCAGTCGGCCATGCTGGAGGTCATGAGTGAGAAGCAGGTCTCGATCGGGGGGCAGACCCACAAGGTTCCCGACCCGTTCCTGGTCATGGCCACTCAGAACCCCATCGAGCAGGAGGGCGTCTATCCGTTGCCCGAGGCGCAGCGCGACCGCTTCCTGCTGAAGATCGTGGTCGGATACCCCACCGACGCCGAGGAACGCGAGATCGTTTACCGGATGGGTGTGGCCGCGCCCGAACCCGAACCGGTGTTCGCCACCGATGACATCATCCGGCTGCAGGCCAAGGCCGACGGCATATTCATTCACAACGCGCTGGTCGACTACGCGGTGCGCCTGGTCCTGGCTACCCGGCGTCCCGCCGAGTTCGGTGCTCCCGACGTGGCCGGTCTGATCCAGTACGGCGCCAGTCCGCGGGCGTCGCTGGGACTCATCCGCGCCACCCGTGCCCTGGCGGTATTGCGGGGACGCGATTACGCGCTGCCGCAGGACCTCCAGGACATCGCCGCCGACGTGCTGCGCCACCGACTGGTGTTGTCCTATGACGCATTGGCCGACGGCATCCCGGCCGACGACATTGTCGACCGGATCATGGCCGCCGTGCCACCGCCGTCGGTTTCCCCGAGGCAGGACGCCGACGCCCGACCCACCAGCGGTGCGGCACCGTCGACGGTCTATCCGGCCGCGGCGGGATCCGCGGGGACTCACTGGCCGGCGGGGAGCCGATAA
- a CDS encoding PH domain-containing protein: MSDEHPVWDSWPGDVSWQPVSPRLAIVRILSLLLVGIPTGGLATLLSWLWWGSPWWQITASVLTAILLLRIVLTGRVVRAWGYAERADDLLIRHGLWTKRLSIVPYGRMQFIDLSANPLQRMFDLSTVKLHTASAGTDSTVPGLAPTEAAALRDRLAERANREREGL; the protein is encoded by the coding sequence ATGTCTGACGAACATCCCGTGTGGGACAGCTGGCCCGGCGACGTCTCCTGGCAACCGGTCTCGCCGCGATTGGCGATCGTTCGCATCCTCAGCCTGCTGTTGGTGGGGATCCCCACCGGCGGGTTGGCCACGCTGCTGTCCTGGCTGTGGTGGGGTTCGCCGTGGTGGCAGATCACGGCCTCGGTGTTGACGGCGATACTGCTGCTGCGCATCGTCTTGACCGGGCGCGTCGTGCGGGCCTGGGGATACGCCGAACGGGCCGATGACCTGCTGATCCGCCACGGACTGTGGACCAAACGCCTGTCGATCGTCCCGTACGGGCGGATGCAGTTCATCGACTTGAGCGCCAACCCGTTGCAGCGGATGTTCGACCTGTCCACCGTCAAGCTCCACACCGCCTCGGCGGGCACCGACTCCACGGTCCCCGGCCTGGCTCCCACCGAAGCGGCCGCTCTACGGGATCGGCTCGCCGAACGCGCCAACCGGGAGCGGGAGGGATTGTGA
- a CDS encoding PH domain-containing protein, which produces MTNPTEPDPSVESAHTDTEPAGDVEPTPEGTDSAGIELLDQGRQRLHPFSPVLHGIKTLWLVIAALSWQGLARFGLTIGGALILAGGILGMIWATLTWYYTGYQVQDGQLRIIKGVLVRRHRTIPLDRLQSIELRQPLLARFVGLAELRLEVVGGSSSEAPLAFLPLEEAEQLRVRLLALSKRLGADVTVPAMPGIESTDNDRQPAAAEVADEPGERLVTVVPTKRLVTSQLLTPEVFFVPVAMVATVGFFLWQPDMSFYGLAGLITATIGIMLRPIGQAMSNYDFTLHETPDGLRVRRGLTERRTQTLPLARVTAAVIRWPLLWRKPRWVHARVANAGHSGQRVEELAQGSTVLPVGRFADARAITTMALSGIDMTEAELAPVPRRAVWCAPIGRPALGAAITPRLFITRSGRLSPQLVGIPRQRIQSVRVVQSRLQRLLRLATVHVDIAGGLGVPAHAAHRDVTEALRMARELGEKISAPDPTPPATETVDEDHDRG; this is translated from the coding sequence GTGACCAATCCCACCGAACCCGATCCATCCGTCGAGTCGGCCCACACCGACACCGAACCCGCGGGTGACGTCGAACCGACGCCGGAGGGCACCGACTCCGCCGGAATCGAGCTGCTCGATCAGGGGCGACAGCGACTGCACCCGTTCTCGCCGGTGCTGCACGGCATCAAGACCCTGTGGTTGGTGATAGCGGCGCTGTCCTGGCAGGGTCTGGCACGGTTCGGACTGACCATCGGCGGTGCCCTGATCCTGGCCGGCGGAATCCTGGGGATGATCTGGGCCACGCTCACCTGGTACTACACCGGCTACCAGGTGCAGGACGGTCAGCTGCGCATCATCAAAGGTGTGCTGGTGCGCCGTCACCGCACGATTCCGCTGGATCGTCTGCAGTCCATCGAACTGCGGCAGCCGCTCCTGGCGCGGTTCGTCGGTTTGGCGGAATTGCGGCTGGAGGTGGTCGGCGGCTCCAGTTCCGAGGCGCCGCTGGCGTTCCTTCCGCTGGAGGAGGCCGAACAGCTTCGGGTGCGGCTACTCGCCTTGTCGAAGCGGCTGGGGGCCGACGTGACGGTCCCGGCGATGCCCGGCATCGAATCCACCGATAACGATCGACAGCCGGCCGCCGCGGAAGTCGCCGATGAGCCCGGCGAGCGATTGGTCACCGTGGTGCCGACGAAGCGCCTGGTGACGAGCCAGCTGCTGACCCCGGAGGTCTTCTTCGTCCCGGTGGCAATGGTCGCCACGGTCGGGTTCTTCCTCTGGCAACCGGATATGAGCTTCTACGGCCTAGCAGGTCTGATCACCGCGACCATCGGCATCATGTTGCGCCCGATCGGTCAGGCGATGTCCAATTACGACTTCACCCTGCACGAGACCCCGGACGGTCTCCGGGTGCGTCGCGGCCTGACGGAGCGCCGAACCCAGACCCTGCCGCTGGCGCGGGTGACCGCCGCGGTGATCCGGTGGCCGTTGTTGTGGCGCAAGCCGCGATGGGTTCACGCCCGGGTCGCCAACGCCGGGCACTCGGGTCAGCGGGTCGAGGAGTTGGCGCAGGGGTCGACCGTATTGCCGGTGGGTCGGTTCGCCGACGCGCGCGCCATCACCACGATGGCTCTGTCAGGGATCGACATGACCGAGGCGGAACTCGCGCCGGTGCCGCGTCGCGCCGTCTGGTGCGCCCCGATCGGCCGCCCCGCGCTGGGTGCGGCGATAACCCCGCGACTGTTCATCACCCGTTCCGGACGCCTTTCGCCGCAACTGGTGGGTATCCCCCGGCAGCGGATCCAGAGTGTGCGGGTGGTGCAGAGTCGCCTGCAACGGTTGCTGCGGTTGGCCACCGTGCACGTCGACATCGCCGGAGGGCTCGGCGTACCCGCTCATGCGGCGCATCGGGACGTGACCGAGGCGTTGCGGATGGCGCGGGAACTGGGCGAGAAAATCAGCGCCCCGGACCCGACGCCTCCCGCGACGGAAACGGTCGACGAGGATCACGACCGCGGATGA
- a CDS encoding alpha/beta hydrolase family protein, which produces MTAYDQRTLRRHGQQLAYHRYPVTDADTAVILLPAMGVPAGYYRRMAGELTGLGIDVTVADLRGTGDSTPVATRAAGYGYLDLVDDADVLLDEVTPELAGRRILLLGHSLGGHISSLLLSRRTARGQDIPVHGLCLVACGLPYHALYGWRSPFLYGMATSMTLFASVRGHWPGYGFAGRQARGVIRDWAHTVHHGRFVDPTLDAGLAEVKIPLLAVTVDGDQYTPPATITHLTDKFTATEATRFHYSHSAAGSRLDHFRWARHSGGLLPQLTGFINHM; this is translated from the coding sequence GTGACCGCCTACGACCAGCGAACCCTCCGCCGGCACGGCCAACAGCTGGCCTACCACCGCTACCCCGTCACCGATGCCGACACGGCCGTCATCCTGTTGCCCGCCATGGGTGTTCCCGCCGGCTATTACCGCCGTATGGCCGGGGAACTCACCGGGTTGGGAATCGACGTCACGGTCGCCGACCTGCGTGGCACCGGTGACAGCACCCCGGTCGCCACCCGTGCGGCCGGATACGGATACCTCGACCTGGTCGACGATGCCGACGTCCTGCTGGACGAGGTGACCCCCGAGCTGGCCGGACGACGCATCCTGTTGCTGGGACACAGCCTCGGAGGCCACATCTCCAGCCTCCTGCTGTCACGGCGAACCGCACGGGGGCAGGACATTCCGGTACACGGACTGTGCCTGGTGGCGTGTGGCCTGCCCTACCACGCCCTATACGGCTGGCGCTCACCGTTCCTGTACGGAATGGCGACGTCGATGACCCTGTTCGCCTCGGTTCGAGGGCATTGGCCCGGATACGGGTTCGCCGGTCGCCAGGCCCGGGGAGTCATTCGCGACTGGGCACACACCGTCCACCACGGGCGATTCGTCGACCCCACGCTGGACGCGGGTCTGGCGGAGGTCAAGATCCCGCTGCTGGCCGTGACCGTCGACGGTGACCAGTACACTCCCCCGGCCACCATCACCCACCTCACCGACAAGTTCACCGCCACCGAAGCGACCCGGTTTCACTACAGCCACTCCGCCGCGGGAAGCCGATTGGACCACTTCCGGTGGGCCCGCCACAGTGGCGGACTGCTCCCCCAACTCACCGGATTCATCAACCACATGTGA
- a CDS encoding SIR2 family NAD-dependent protein deacylase, which produces MSHSDMSRVRDLIDGATSVTVLTGAGISTESGIPDYRGPDGAWTKDPDSAKYVDIDFYVNDPDIRRRAWIRRSEHPAWTVEPNDAHHALVRLEAAGRLRGLITQNIDGLHQKAGSAADKVLELHGNLFGVVCLQCDDVTTMRSALDRVAAGEPDPACLQCGGMLKSTTIFFGQNLDPTVLRASAEAAADCEVFVAIGTSLTVHPAAGLVGVAVEAGAQVVICNAQATPYDSVAHTVIREPIGQALPAIIP; this is translated from the coding sequence ATGAGCCACAGTGACATGAGCCGGGTGCGTGACCTCATCGACGGTGCGACCTCGGTGACGGTGTTGACCGGCGCGGGTATCTCCACCGAATCGGGCATCCCCGACTATCGCGGCCCCGACGGAGCCTGGACGAAGGACCCGGATTCGGCCAAGTACGTCGACATCGACTTTTACGTCAACGATCCGGACATCAGACGCCGAGCCTGGATCCGGCGTAGTGAGCACCCCGCGTGGACCGTCGAACCCAATGACGCCCACCACGCCCTGGTGCGGTTGGAGGCAGCCGGTCGGTTGCGCGGTCTGATCACCCAGAACATCGACGGGCTTCACCAGAAGGCCGGGTCCGCCGCCGACAAGGTACTCGAACTGCACGGCAACCTGTTCGGCGTCGTCTGTCTACAGTGTGACGATGTCACGACGATGCGGTCCGCCTTGGACCGAGTCGCCGCCGGGGAACCGGATCCCGCCTGTCTGCAATGTGGTGGGATGCTGAAGTCGACCACCATCTTCTTCGGACAGAACCTGGACCCGACGGTGCTGCGCGCCAGTGCCGAGGCCGCCGCCGACTGCGAGGTCTTCGTCGCCATCGGTACCTCACTGACGGTGCATCCGGCTGCGGGCCTGGTCGGTGTCGCCGTGGAAGCTGGCGCCCAAGTCGTCATCTGCAACGCTCAGGCGACCCCCTACGACTCGGTGGCTCACACCGTCATCCGCGAACCGATCGGTCAGGCTCTGCCGGCGATCATCCCCTGA
- a CDS encoding DMT family transporter — MTRSPLIESSRTPAWLAVALVVLGGAGAAAQAAVNAELSHHIDSPLSAAVVSNTVGGLFFIAALTVSPRVRDGLRRAWRHRLPWWMYSGGVFGAVFVFAGAYAVPLIGVAAFTVAQVCGNSLGALATDSAGLGPGGRLRATPPRILAAGLAIAAVVLAQLGKGVDTTIWWLVPVVMLIGASLALQGAFNGRVNEITRNPLSTGFVNFLFGTGVLYLVVAVIALAGGVPGFTLPTQPWLYLGGVFGAALVIVSMIAVRVIGVLRMAVSILAGQLGGAIGLDLLMGVRPSPWVLGAVAVTAVAVGLAGLSRSGAPKISNGVVGSEE; from the coding sequence ATGACCCGGTCACCCCTCATCGAGTCTTCCCGCACCCCGGCGTGGTTGGCGGTGGCGTTGGTCGTCCTGGGCGGCGCCGGGGCCGCCGCCCAGGCGGCCGTCAACGCCGAACTGAGTCACCACATCGACTCCCCGCTGTCGGCGGCGGTGGTCTCCAACACCGTCGGCGGGTTGTTCTTCATCGCGGCGTTGACCGTCTCGCCCCGAGTACGAGACGGTCTGCGGCGCGCCTGGCGGCACCGCCTTCCCTGGTGGATGTACTCCGGAGGCGTGTTCGGGGCGGTCTTCGTCTTCGCCGGTGCCTACGCGGTTCCGTTGATCGGGGTCGCCGCATTCACCGTCGCCCAGGTCTGCGGCAACTCGCTGGGGGCGCTGGCCACCGACTCCGCCGGGTTGGGGCCGGGTGGGCGACTGCGGGCGACCCCGCCCCGCATTCTGGCGGCCGGTCTGGCCATCGCCGCGGTCGTGTTGGCGCAGCTGGGTAAGGGCGTCGACACCACCATCTGGTGGCTGGTTCCGGTGGTGATGTTGATCGGGGCGTCCTTGGCGTTGCAGGGCGCGTTCAACGGTCGGGTCAACGAGATCACCCGCAATCCGTTGTCGACGGGCTTCGTGAACTTCCTGTTCGGTACCGGAGTGCTCTACCTGGTCGTGGCGGTCATCGCGCTGGCCGGTGGGGTACCCGGGTTCACCCTGCCGACTCAACCGTGGCTCTACCTCGGCGGTGTCTTCGGTGCGGCGCTGGTGATCGTGTCGATGATCGCGGTCCGGGTGATCGGGGTACTTCGTATGGCGGTGAGCATCCTGGCCGGCCAGCTCGGCGGTGCGATCGGTCTCGACCTGTTGATGGGCGTTCGCCCCTCACCCTGGGTACTGGGCGCCGTCGCGGTCACCGCAGTGGCGGTGGGGTTGGCCGGTTTGTCCCGATCGGGCGCACCGAAGATCTCCAACGGGGTCGTAGGCTCTGAAGAATGA
- the hisG gene encoding ATP phosphoribosyltransferase, whose amino-acid sequence MLRIALPNKGSLSESATRMLTEAGYRQRRVAKDLTATDEPNRVQFFYLRPRDIATYVASGDLDLGITGRDLVVDSRAPVEELLCLGFGASTFRYAARPGTVTDLTDLAGKRIATSFTGVVERHLAESGITATVIHLDGAVENAVGLGVADVVADVVETGATLRQAGLAVFGDPIMTSEAVLIRRGTAEPDQRVESVIRRLHGVLVARRYVMLAYDVRAEVVENAVALTPGIESPTVSPLHREGWVAVQSMTPRADIHRIMDELYAIGARGILVTDIHACRI is encoded by the coding sequence ATGCTGCGCATCGCTCTGCCCAACAAGGGATCCCTGTCGGAATCCGCGACCCGAATGCTGACCGAGGCCGGCTACCGCCAACGGCGTGTCGCCAAGGACCTCACCGCGACCGACGAACCCAATCGGGTTCAGTTCTTCTACCTTCGTCCCCGCGACATCGCCACCTACGTCGCCTCCGGCGATCTCGATCTGGGGATCACCGGACGCGACCTCGTCGTCGATTCCCGAGCACCGGTGGAGGAGTTGCTGTGCCTCGGTTTCGGCGCGTCGACCTTCCGCTACGCGGCACGACCGGGGACCGTCACCGACCTCACCGATCTGGCCGGTAAACGGATCGCGACCTCGTTCACCGGGGTCGTGGAACGTCACCTCGCGGAATCGGGAATCACTGCCACGGTCATTCACCTGGACGGCGCTGTGGAGAACGCGGTGGGTCTGGGAGTGGCCGACGTCGTGGCCGATGTGGTCGAGACCGGCGCGACGCTGCGTCAAGCCGGGCTGGCCGTGTTCGGCGACCCGATCATGACCTCGGAGGCGGTACTCATCCGGCGTGGCACCGCAGAGCCCGACCAGCGGGTCGAATCGGTCATTCGTCGCCTTCACGGGGTCCTGGTGGCCCGCCGCTACGTCATGTTGGCCTACGACGTTCGCGCCGAAGTCGTGGAGAACGCGGTCGCGTTGACCCCCGGGATCGAGTCACCGACGGTCTCCCCGCTACATCGGGAGGGTTGGGTCGCGGTGCAGTCGATGACCCCGCGAGCCGACATCCACCGGATCATGGACGAGCTCTACGCCATCGGTGCCCGAGGCATCCTGGTCACCGACATCCACGCCTGCCGAATATGA
- a CDS encoding phosphoribosyl-ATP diphosphatase: MKTFDELFAELTERAATRPAGSGTVAALDAGVHTIGKKIVEEAAEVWMAAEHEGRDRTAEEISQLLYHLQVLMLATDLTPADVYRHL, from the coding sequence GTGAAGACATTTGACGAGCTCTTCGCAGAGCTCACCGAACGGGCCGCCACCCGGCCCGCCGGTTCCGGCACGGTGGCCGCACTCGACGCCGGTGTTCACACCATCGGTAAGAAGATCGTCGAGGAAGCCGCCGAGGTCTGGATGGCGGCCGAACACGAAGGGCGCGACCGCACCGCCGAGGAGATCTCCCAACTGCTGTACCACCTGCAGGTCCTCATGCTGGCGACGGATCTGACCCCGGCGGACGTCTACCGACATCTGTAG
- the ribH gene encoding 6,7-dimethyl-8-ribityllumazine synthase, which translates to MAGHGTPVMDTVEAAGLRLGIVATRWHATLVDQLVDRAQAAAKASGVTEVTLLRVSGSVELPVVAQALAGKVDAVVALGVVIRGETAHFDYVCQSVTDGLTRVALDAATPVAHGVLTVDNLEQAEDRAGLADSSEDKGWSATVAALDAALAIRSLG; encoded by the coding sequence ATGGCCGGACACGGCACACCCGTTATGGACACAGTGGAGGCCGCAGGGTTGCGGCTCGGAATCGTGGCGACCCGCTGGCACGCCACGCTGGTGGATCAGTTGGTCGACCGGGCACAGGCGGCGGCCAAAGCCAGCGGGGTGACGGAGGTGACGCTGCTTCGGGTCTCGGGGTCGGTTGAACTGCCCGTGGTGGCGCAGGCGTTGGCCGGAAAGGTCGACGCGGTGGTCGCACTCGGTGTGGTCATCCGAGGTGAAACCGCGCACTTCGACTACGTGTGTCAGTCGGTCACCGACGGATTGACCCGGGTGGCGCTGGACGCCGCGACCCCGGTGGCCCACGGGGTTCTCACCGTCGACAACCTCGAACAGGCCGAGGATCGCGCCGGCCTGGCCGACTCCAGCGAGGACAAGGGATGGTCGGCGACCGTCGCGGCCCTGGACGCCGCGTTGGCGATCCGCTCGCTGGGGTGA
- a CDS encoding bifunctional 3,4-dihydroxy-2-butanone-4-phosphate synthase/GTP cyclohydrolase II yields the protein MTTLDSIERALADIAAGRPVVVVDDEDRENEGDLIFAAELATPALVAFMVRYSSGYICAPLTAADADRLELPPAYHTNEDPRGTAYTVSVDARHGVSTGISAADRSHTIRLLADPATVATDLSRPGHLVPLRAKEGGVLRRPGHTEAAIDLAVLAGLRPAGVLCELVNDDGTMMRLGRLREFATEHDLALISIADLIAYRRRTEAQVERVAETRLPTEHGEFTAVGYRALLDGTEHIAMVRGDIADGEDVLVRVHSECLTGDAFGSLRCDCGPQLRSAMSAVDQEGRGVVLYMRGHEGRGIGLLDKLRAYQLQDNGRDTVDANLDLGLPADARDYGTGAQILADLGVRSMRLLTNNPAKRAGLEGFGITVTGRVRLPNQARPENLDYLRTKRDRMGHLLDDLPVEAAGAR from the coding sequence ATGACCACACTGGATTCGATTGAGCGGGCCCTGGCCGACATCGCCGCCGGGCGACCGGTCGTGGTCGTCGACGATGAGGACCGGGAGAACGAGGGCGACCTCATCTTCGCGGCGGAACTGGCCACACCGGCGTTGGTGGCGTTCATGGTGCGCTACAGCTCCGGCTACATCTGCGCACCGTTGACCGCCGCCGACGCCGACCGGTTGGAACTGCCACCGGCCTATCACACCAATGAGGACCCGCGCGGCACCGCGTACACCGTCTCCGTCGACGCTCGTCACGGCGTCAGCACCGGTATCTCGGCTGCCGACCGCTCCCACACCATTCGGTTGCTGGCCGATCCGGCGACCGTCGCCACCGACCTGTCCCGACCCGGCCACCTGGTCCCGTTGCGCGCCAAGGAGGGCGGAGTACTGCGCCGGCCGGGGCACACCGAGGCGGCCATCGATCTGGCCGTCCTCGCCGGGCTGCGACCGGCAGGCGTCCTGTGTGAACTGGTCAACGACGACGGCACCATGATGCGACTGGGACGGTTGCGGGAGTTCGCCACCGAACACGACCTGGCGCTCATCAGCATCGCCGATCTGATCGCCTATCGGCGACGCACCGAAGCCCAGGTGGAGCGGGTCGCCGAAACCCGGCTGCCCACCGAACACGGTGAGTTCACCGCGGTCGGGTATCGCGCGCTGCTCGACGGCACCGAGCACATCGCGATGGTGCGCGGTGACATCGCCGACGGCGAGGACGTCCTGGTGCGGGTGCATTCAGAGTGCCTCACCGGTGACGCGTTCGGTTCGCTGCGGTGCGACTGCGGCCCGCAGTTGCGCTCGGCGATGTCGGCGGTCGACCAGGAGGGCCGCGGGGTGGTTCTCTACATGCGCGGTCACGAGGGTCGCGGCATCGGTCTGTTGGACAAGCTCCGTGCGTATCAGTTGCAGGACAACGGTCGTGACACCGTTGACGCCAATCTGGACCTGGGTCTTCCCGCCGACGCGCGCGACTACGGCACCGGTGCGCAGATCCTGGCCGACCTCGGAGTGCGTTCGATGCGGTTGTTGACCAACAACCCCGCCAAGCGCGCCGGACTGGAGGGTTTCGGTATCACCGTGACCGGCCGGGTGCGACTGCCCAACCAGGCGCGACCGGAGAACCTGGATTACCTGCGTACCAAACGCGACCGTATGGGGCACCTGCTGGACGACCTGCCAGTTGAGGCCGCCGGTGCCCGTTAG
- a CDS encoding riboflavin synthase, with protein sequence MFTGIVEELGEITEVASDRLSIRGPLVVGDARHGDSIAVNGVCLTVTTVVDDVFTVDVMGETFLRTALSRLQPGDRVNLERAATLNTRLGGHLVQGHVDGVGEILKREPSGEWETVTFALPEGASRYIVHKGSITVDGVSLTVVNVSDTQFSVGLIPTTLAMTTLGHKQIGDPVHLEMDVIAKHVERLLEARFETGSTS encoded by the coding sequence ATGTTCACTGGAATTGTCGAGGAACTCGGCGAAATCACCGAGGTGGCGTCCGACCGCCTGTCCATTCGCGGCCCACTGGTCGTCGGCGACGCCCGGCACGGCGACTCGATCGCGGTCAACGGAGTGTGTCTGACCGTCACCACCGTGGTCGACGACGTCTTCACCGTCGATGTCATGGGCGAGACGTTTCTGCGTACCGCGTTGTCCCGGTTGCAGCCGGGCGATCGCGTGAATCTGGAGCGTGCCGCGACCCTGAACACCCGCCTGGGTGGTCACCTGGTTCAGGGCCACGTCGACGGGGTCGGTGAGATCCTCAAGCGCGAGCCGTCGGGGGAGTGGGAGACGGTCACGTTCGCCCTTCCCGAAGGCGCCTCCCGCTACATAGTCCACAAGGGTTCGATAACGGTCGACGGTGTGTCGCTGACGGTCGTCAACGTGTCCGACACCCAGTTCAGTGTCGGCCTGATCCCCACGACGTTGGCGATGACCACGTTGGGCCACAAGCAGATCGGTGACCCGGTCCATCTGGAGATGGATGTGATCGCCAAACACGTCGAACGATTGCTGGAAGCCCGTTTCGAGACCGGGAGCACCTCATGA
- the erm gene encoding ErmE/ErmH/ErmO/ErmR family 23S rRNA (adenine(2058)-N(6))-methyltransferase — protein MQYRDSVHRSAHDDRRRRQGRFDRSRHPSRGGMGEHPGGHDRRGNTRKRLSQNFLTDPQIAATVARRSGVESDDAVIEVGPGRGILTRALQPLCREITAYELDPKYAKLISEKHRDDPKVTCHHQDFLTVPAPREAFRLVANIPYSRTSDIIDWCLATPTLKSATLITQWEYARKRTGDYGRWSRLTVLSWPQVEWRLLGRVDRRKFNPVPSVDSGILHLERRKTPLLVPFQQRDFEEMVRLGFTGIGGDIFRSLRQAVSTERLRQAFRDADVNPRAQVGYVSPQEWLRLYDSLMS, from the coding sequence ATGCAGTACCGCGACTCCGTTCACCGTTCCGCTCACGACGACCGTCGACGTCGACAAGGCCGATTCGATCGATCCCGCCACCCGTCTCGCGGTGGCATGGGCGAGCATCCCGGCGGGCACGACCGACGCGGCAACACTCGAAAGCGGCTGTCACAGAACTTCCTGACCGATCCGCAGATCGCCGCCACCGTCGCGCGACGCTCCGGTGTCGAATCCGACGACGCGGTCATCGAGGTGGGCCCCGGTCGGGGAATCCTCACCCGGGCGCTGCAGCCACTCTGCCGCGAGATCACCGCTTACGAGCTCGATCCGAAGTACGCCAAGCTCATCAGCGAAAAACACCGCGACGACCCCAAGGTGACCTGCCACCATCAGGACTTCCTGACAGTGCCCGCGCCGCGTGAGGCATTCCGGTTGGTCGCGAACATTCCGTACTCGCGGACCTCAGACATCATCGACTGGTGCTTGGCGACGCCGACACTGAAGTCCGCCACGCTGATAACGCAGTGGGAGTATGCCCGTAAACGCACCGGCGACTATGGACGGTGGTCTCGTTTGACGGTGCTGTCCTGGCCGCAGGTCGAATGGCGGCTCCTCGGTCGCGTCGATCGGCGGAAGTTCAATCCGGTGCCAAGCGTCGACTCGGGAATCCTCCATTTGGAACGGCGGAAGACACCACTGCTGGTTCCATTCCAGCAGCGAGATTTCGAGGAGATGGTGAGGTTGGGTTTCACCGGCATCGGCGGCGACATCTTCCGCTCGCTGCGGCAAGCGGTATCGACGGAGCGACTGCGTCAAGCGTTTCGCGATGCCGATGTCAACCCGCGCGCGCAGGTCGGATACGTGTCACCACAGGAGTGGCTGAGGCTCTATGACAGCCTCATGTCCTAG